One Leptospira wolbachii serovar Codice str. CDC genomic region harbors:
- a CDS encoding Lcl C-terminal domain-containing protein, translating to MILFIKFRFFTKLAALLLGILLFVVCCHPDGRHNSGDPLSKEYWENRLLENDIVAYPRSFLVEGFVTGLNQTSLTILSRTDGSAITVNGNGPFSLSVFASPKYLQLEFPTQPSNVHCIVWDRGDWDGFKLINVQISCPFAKSIVSGKTLLWDRCTYGSTWNPFGTSVGIGKGDCSIGSAEPLRFCTVAEGYNSTTNPNACNGGINTQLVSAGAVYQSCVSRSSSKSYQRDQWRLPLYTEMFSVIRCSDTNTGVITGEDGCITVGDATTYPGATADPILFPNAKAAHYWSAQTFAGLGDVQAYMVDFDGGKESYMNKDSLAYVRCVSDL from the coding sequence ATGATTTTGTTCATTAAATTTCGATTCTTTACAAAACTAGCAGCTCTTCTGTTAGGGATTCTCCTATTTGTTGTTTGTTGTCATCCCGACGGGAGACACAACTCTGGTGATCCTCTCTCGAAGGAGTATTGGGAAAATCGATTATTAGAAAATGACATAGTTGCCTACCCTCGATCATTTTTAGTAGAGGGATTTGTGACTGGCTTAAACCAAACTTCCCTAACGATCCTTTCTCGCACTGATGGAAGTGCCATCACAGTAAATGGAAATGGTCCATTTTCCTTATCCGTTTTTGCCTCTCCCAAATATCTACAATTGGAATTTCCTACTCAACCATCCAATGTCCATTGTATCGTATGGGATCGCGGTGATTGGGATGGGTTCAAATTGATCAATGTACAGATTTCCTGTCCCTTTGCGAAATCCATCGTTTCCGGAAAGACTCTCCTTTGGGATCGTTGTACTTATGGTTCGACCTGGAATCCCTTCGGTACGAGTGTTGGGATCGGGAAGGGAGATTGTTCCATTGGTAGTGCCGAACCATTAAGGTTTTGTACGGTGGCAGAAGGTTATAATTCTACAACGAATCCCAATGCTTGTAATGGAGGGATCAATACACAACTTGTGAGTGCGGGTGCAGTGTATCAATCCTGTGTTAGTCGCAGTTCCTCGAAGTCGTACCAAAGAGATCAGTGGAGGCTTCCCTTATATACGGAAATGTTTTCTGTGATTCGTTGTAGTGATACCAATACGGGAGTGATTACTGGAGAAGATGGATGTATAACAGTAGGGGATGCTACAACTTATCCAGGAGCGACGGCGGATCCAATTTTATTTCCTAATGCAAAAGCAGCACATTATTGGAGCGCACAAACTTTTGCGGGTTTAGGCGATGTCCAGGCCTACATGGTTGACTTCGATGGTGGCAAAGAATCATACATGAACAAAGATTCACTAGCCTATGTCCGGTGCGTTTCAGATCTATAG
- the ilvA gene encoding threonine ammonia-lyase has product MILDIESAYQILKPVVNRTPIQFHSRLSEIYGAKVYLKREDLQVVRSYKIRGAYYLIQSLSLEERRNGVVCASAGNHAQGVAFSCKLLNLHGVIYMPAITPKQKINQVKMFGGEWIEIVLVGDTFDECQFVALEFAEANKKVFIPPFDHIKIMAGQGTVAKEILEEESNIDYVFVPVGGGGLAAGLGSYFKEHSPKTKIIGVEPTGAPSMTEALKQGKPVTLEKIQKFVDGASVKKVGDLTFPICKEILADMLLVPEGKVSSTLLKLYNEDAIVAEPAGALSISALDQYADQIRGKKVVCILSGGNNDIDRMQEIKERSLLYEGLKHYFIVRFAQRPGALKQFVNEILGPNDDIVRFEFIQKNNKESGPALIGIELKTKDDFQSLLQRMDAFHLNYTLINQDENLFEYLV; this is encoded by the coding sequence CAGCTTATCAAATCCTAAAGCCAGTTGTAAATAGAACTCCAATACAATTCCATTCTCGTCTGTCGGAAATATATGGTGCTAAGGTTTATCTGAAGCGGGAAGACTTACAAGTGGTCCGCTCCTATAAAATTCGCGGTGCCTATTATTTGATTCAGAGTTTGTCTTTGGAAGAACGTAGAAATGGTGTCGTTTGTGCAAGTGCCGGAAACCATGCACAGGGTGTCGCTTTTTCCTGTAAACTATTGAATCTCCATGGTGTGATTTATATGCCGGCTATCACTCCCAAACAGAAAATCAACCAGGTGAAAATGTTTGGTGGCGAGTGGATTGAAATTGTCCTTGTGGGAGACACCTTTGATGAATGCCAATTCGTTGCTCTTGAATTTGCTGAGGCCAATAAAAAAGTATTCATTCCACCTTTCGATCATATCAAAATTATGGCGGGACAAGGGACGGTTGCCAAAGAAATTTTAGAGGAAGAATCTAACATCGATTATGTATTTGTTCCAGTAGGTGGAGGTGGGCTCGCGGCAGGACTCGGAAGTTATTTTAAGGAACACTCTCCCAAAACAAAGATCATTGGAGTGGAACCAACGGGTGCCCCTTCCATGACAGAGGCTCTCAAACAAGGAAAACCAGTTACTTTAGAGAAGATTCAAAAATTTGTGGATGGAGCATCTGTCAAGAAAGTAGGAGACCTTACTTTTCCCATTTGTAAAGAGATCCTCGCAGATATGTTACTCGTTCCAGAAGGGAAGGTTAGTTCCACTTTACTAAAATTATACAATGAAGATGCAATCGTTGCTGAACCTGCAGGAGCTCTGAGTATATCAGCCCTTGACCAATATGCGGATCAAATTCGTGGTAAAAAGGTGGTATGTATCTTAAGCGGTGGAAATAACGACATTGATCGGATGCAAGAAATCAAAGAACGGTCTCTCTTGTATGAAGGATTAAAACATTATTTTATTGTAAGATTTGCACAGAGACCCGGAGCTCTCAAACAATTTGTCAATGAGATATTAGGGCCGAATGATGACATTGTCAGATTCGAATTCATTCAGAAGAATAATAAAGAATCAGGACCAGCCCTTATTGGCATTGAATTAAAAACTAAAGACGACTTCCAATCCTTATTGCAAAGGATGGATGCATTCCACCTTAACTATACCTTAATCAACCAGGATGAAAACCTTTTCGAATATTTGGTCTGA